One Nicotiana sylvestris chromosome 12, ASM39365v2, whole genome shotgun sequence genomic window carries:
- the LOC138882750 gene encoding uncharacterized protein: MVTFVQGNEDRLKEEERLRKEKDREFSKRAKSAGNFSHGGSQVGGNRQFFKKSKSGPTSSSASAPVQRSKFNKKNHNFRTTGSQPHASVGYRVPGYPICNTGGGGRNRLYALAYCQDTEACEDVVIGMLTIFTFDVYALIDLGSTLSYVTPYIAKKFGIEPERLCEPFEVSTPVGELVIARCIYRGCPVKMHHYLTASDLVELEIVDFDVIMGMDWLESCYATEGCRTKIVSFEFPGELVLEWKGDVVTPTGRFISYLKTRKMISKGYIYHLVQVKDVDAQIPTLQSVPIVNEFPEVFPEDLPGIPPDREINFGIDLLPGTKPISIPPYRMAPAKLKELKV; the protein is encoded by the exons ATGGTTACCTTTGTTCAAGGGAACGAAGACAGGTTGAAGGAAGAAGAGCGGCTACGAAAAGAGAAGGACAGGGAATTCAGCAAGAGAGCTAAGTCTGCAGGAAATTTCAGCCATGGGGGTTCTCAAGTAGGAGGCAATCGCCAGTTtttcaagaaatcaaaatcaGGACCTACTTCATCTTCAGCTAGTGCACCGGTTCAGAGGTCAAAGTTTAACAAGAAAAACCATAATTTCAGAACAACAGGCTCACAGCCACATGCTAGTGTGGGCTACAGAGTCCCTGGTTACCCTATTTGCAACACGGGTG GAGGTGGTCGAAACCGCTTGTATGCACTGGCATATTGTCAAGATACAGAGGCTTGTGAAGATGTTGTCATTGGTATGCTAACAATATTCACTTTTGATGTCTATGCTCTTATAGATCTGGGGTCCACCCTATCTTATGTAACCCCATATATTGCTAAGAAATTTGGTATAGAACCAGAAAGGTTGTGTGAACCCTTTGAAGTGTCCACTCCAGTTGGAGAATTAGTTATAGCAAGGTGTATTTATAGGGGATGTCCAGTCAAAATGCATCATTATCTTACTGCATCAGACTTAGTAGAATTGGAGATTGTAGACTTTGATGTGAtcatgggcatggattggttagagTCATGTTATGCCACAGAAGGTTGTAGAACCAAAATAGTAAGTTTTGAATTTCCTGGTGAACTAGTCTTGGAATGGAAGGGTGACGTAGTAACACCTacgggtaggtttatttcctatcttaaaaCTAGAAAGATGATCTCCAAGGGATATATCTATCACCTGGTTCAAGTTAAGGATGTAGATGCTCAAATCCCCACTCTCCAATCGGTACCAATTGTAAATGAATTTCCAGAAGTGTTTCCCGAAGATCTCCCTGGAATCCCTCCCGATAGAGAGATTAACTTTGGAATTGATCTACTTCCAGGCACTAAGCCGATATCTATTCCGCCTTATAGAATGGCTCCAGcaaagttgaaagagttaaaagtCTAG